The Acidimicrobiales bacterium genomic sequence CCTCGCCACCCTGCCCGTGGCCTACGTCGCCGGGCTGCGCATGGCCCGGGGCGACCGCCGCACCGCCTTCTACGGCCTGGCCCTGCTGGCCGCCTCGCCGTTCGCCATCCGCTTCGCCACCGAGGCGCGCATGTACGCGCTGATCATGCTGCTCACGACCGTCGGCATCATCGTGGTCGACCGGGCGCTGGAACGTCCCACCGTGGCCCGCCTGCTCCCGTTGGCCGCCATCAGCGCCGCCTTGGTGATGACGCACTACTGGACGTCGTTCGTCCTGGTGGCCACCGCGGGCGTCGTGCTGCTGTTCCGCCGTGCCCGTCGCGTGGCCGCCGCCACCCTGGCGGGCGCCGCCGCCGCCGTCCTGCCGTGGCTGCCCGTCCTCCTCTACCAGGTGAAGCACACGGGCACCCCGTGGGCCGCCGCCCCCGGCCTGCACGTGGCCCTGGCCGCCGTCACCGACTACGCGGGCGGCTACAGCCAGACGGGGGCCTTCCTCAGCCTGCTCATGCTCGGCCTCGCCGTGGTCGCCCTGTTCGGCCGCCCCGCGGGACCGAAGGCCGTCACCCTGCGCCTGCCCGGCGAACGCCGCCCCACCGCGCTGGCCGCCCTCAGCCTCGGCGGCCTTGCCGTCGGCGTGGTGGCATCGGTGCTCCTGCGCAGCGGGTTCGCCGCCCGCTACGCAGCCATCGCCCTCGTGCCGTTCCTCCTCCTCGTGGCCTTCGGCATCCGCAAGCTGCCCTCGCCCAAGACCCAGGCCGTTGTGGCCGCCGTCTGCGTCGTGCTCGGCTTCCTCGGCGCCATCCCCCTGGTGCACAACCCCCGTTCGCAGGCCCGCCTGGTGGCCGGCGCCATCACCGAGCGAGCGGCGCCCGGCGACCTCGTCGTCTACTGCCCCGACCAGCTCGGCCCCGCCGTCAGCCGCCACCTGCCCGACGACATGACGCAGCTCGTCTACCCCACCAAGGGCACGCCGAAGTTCGTCGACTGGGTCGACTACCGGGAGCGCAACCGGGCCGCCGTGCCCGAGGCGTTCGCCGCCGACGTCCTCCGGCAAGCGGGCGACAACACCGTCTGGCTGGTGTGGGCCAACGGCTACCGCACGTTTTCCGAGGACTGCCAGACACTGCGTGACACGCTGTTGGTGGCGCGGGGCGAGACACGCAGCGTTAAGCGCATGGGCCGCTACTTCGAGAAGATGATGCTGTACCGCTTCCCCGGGTCGTGAAGCGCAAGGACGTCGTCCGTGACCTGCGGGCGGCGCTGCCCGGCTGGGTCGCCGCCCGGGTCGTCGTCGCCGCCACCTTCGCCTTCGCCCACTGGTTCGCCGACCGCACAGACCCGCCGCTGTGGAGCGTGCGCCACCTGCAGGAGGGCCTCCTCGGCTGGGACGCCGTGCGCTACGAGCAGATCGCCCGCTTCGGCTACGAGGCGCTGCCCCAGCAGGAGCTGCGCTTCTTCCCGCTGCTGCCCATGCTGGCCCGCGGCCTCGGCTTCCTCTTCGGCGGCCACCACGGCGTGGCCCTGCTCGTCATCTCCAGCGTCTCGGCCCTCGCCTTCGGCGCCCTCATGCACCGCCTCGTCCTCAGCGAGGCCAACGACAGCGCCATGGCCCGGCGCGCCACATGGTTCGTGGCCCTTGCCCCTGCCGCCTTCGTCTTCGTATGGGGCTACAGCGAGTCGCTGGCCGGCGCCCTCACCGCCGCCGGGTTCCTCGCCCTCAAGAAGCGGGCGTGGTGGTGGGTGGCGGGCATCGGCGTTTTCCTCGGCCTGACCCGCCCGGTCGGCCTGCTCTTCATGGTGCCGGTCGCCCTCGTGGCCTTGCGCGAGTTCCGCATACGCCAGCTCGGCCGCATGGCCGCCGCCCTGCTCGCACCGGTGGCGGGCGCGGCGATGTACTGCGCCTGGGTGTGGCGGGCCTTCGGCGACCCCATGATCCCGTTCCAGATCCAGCAGCAGGACAACTTCCGGGGGCCGGTGATCAGCCCCCTCGGCCCGTTGGCCGCCGCCATCGGCGACGCCTTCGCCGGCACATGGCAGGACAACGTGCGCCACCTGCCGTGGATCGCCGTGGCCGTCGTGCTCGTGGTCGTCTGCTTCAAGCACTGGCCGCTGCCCTACGCGGCGTTCGCGGCCGTTACCGTGGTGGTGGCGCTGAGCGCCGATTGGTGGGGATCGTTCGAGCGCTACGTGTTCAGCACGGTGCCGATCGTGCTGGCGGCGGCGAGCGCGAGTCGCACGAAGTGGCGCGAACGAGCGATGCTGGTAGTCGGAGCCGCGGCCATGGGGACGTACAACGTCTTGGCCTTGCTCGGCTCCTACGTGCCGTGAACGACAGACGAGGGTAGAGCGCGCAGCCACATGCCGAACAAGAACGAGAAGTCGCCGCAGGTCGCCATCATCGGGGCCGGCCCCGCAGGCCTGACCGCCGCCTACCAGTTGGCCAAGGCAGGCCATGGGGCGAGCACCACGGTGCTGGAATCCGAGAACGTGGTGGGCGGCATCAGCCAGACCGCCGAACGTGACGGTTGGCGCTTCGACATCGGGGGCCACCGGTTCTTCACCAAGGTGAAGGCGGTCGAGGAGCTGTGGCACGAGATCCTCCCCGACGAGGACTTCCTCACCCGTCCCCGCCTCAGCCGCATCTACTACCGGGGCAAGCTCTTCGACTACCCCCTGAAGGCCATGAACGCCCTCAAGGGGCTCGGCCTGATCGAGGCCTTCCTGTGCGTCGTGTCCTACGTCTGGGCCCGCATCCGCCCGCCCAAGGACCAGACCACCTTCGAGGGCTGGACCACGGCCCGGTTCGGCAAGCGCCTCTACACAATCTTCTTCAAGACCTACACGGAGAAGGTGTGGGGCGTGCCCGCCACCGAGATCCAGGCCGACTGGGCGGCGCAGCGCATCAAGAACTTGTCGCTGTTCAAGGCCGTGCTCAACGCGCTGCTGCCCAAGCGCAACCAGAAGGACATCACCAGCCTCATCGAGGAATTCCAGTACCCCAAGTACGGCCCCGGGATGATGTGGGAGCGCTGCACCGAACTGGTGCAGGCCGAGGGCACCAAGGTGCTCATGGAGACGCCGGTGACGGCCATCGAGCACGAGGGCGGCAAGGCCGTGGCCGTGCACGCGGGCGGCACCCGCTACGAGGCCACCGACGTGGTCTCGTCGATGCCGATCTCCACGCTGGTCAAGATCATGCAGCCCCAGCCGCCGGCCGAGGTCATCGACGCCGCCAACGGCCTGGCCTACCGCGACTTCCTCACCGTGGCCTTGGTGGTGCCGCTCGAGGCGGGCTTCCCCGACAACTGGATCTACATCCACTCGCCCGACGTGAAGGTGGGCCGCATCCAGAACTTCGGGTCGTGGTCGCCGTACCTGGTCAAGGACGGGCGCACCTGCCTCGGCCTCGAGTACTTCATCTTCGAGAGCGACGACATGTGGTCGTGGCCCGACGAGAAGCTGGTCGAGCAGGGCAAGGTGGAGCTGGGCAAGCTCGGGCTCGTCGACCCGTCGAAGATCGAGTCGGGCTACGTGGTGCGGATGCCCAAGGCGTACCCCATGTACGACGACAAGTACAAGGCTCGCGTGGGCGTCATCCGCGACTGGATTCAGCAGAACACGCCCAACGTCTTCCCGGTCGGCCGTAACGGGATGCACAAGTACAACAACCAGGACCACTCCATGCTGACGGCCATGCTGTCGGTGGAGAACATCCTGGGCGCCTCCCACGACATCTGGTCGGTGAACGTGGAAGAGGAGTATCACGAGGAGAAGGCCAAGAGCGCCTGACGATTCGGCGTATCATCTGCGGCGGAGCCCGCTTCAAGGCGGTAGGCGGGCCCGCACTGCTTCTCGCAGGGGGCCGGATGCCAGGCGAATTCTTCGTTCGCCCTGTCGCCGATGCGACCTGTACCACGGTCGCCGTCGGCGGTGATGTCGATACCTACACCTCGCCCGAGTTGGTGCGCGCCCTCGACGAGGTCGTGCGGGCCGGCGCATCCGAGGTGGTGGTCGACGTGGCCGAGGTGACCTTCATCGACTCCTCCGGACTGGCCGCGCTCATCGGCGGGGCCAAGCAAGCCCGCAGCCACGGCGCCTCGCTGAAAGTGACGCGTGCCGACGCGAGCGTGCGGCGCCTGTTCGAGATCGCCGGGCTGAACGAGATCCTCGGCGTCGAACCCGACTAGTGCTGCTTGGTGGCGACCTTGTCGTAGAACTGCTGGGGCAGCACGTCGTAGTGGTCGTGGCGGGTGGTGAAGCGGCCCCGGCCACCGGTGAGCGAGCGCAGGTCGATGGCGTAGCGCAGAAGCTCGGAGGTGGGCACGTGGGCCACCACGATCTGCTCGCCGTCGTTGCCGCTCTCGGTGCCTTGGACCCGGCCGCGGCGGGCGTTGAGGTCACCCATGACGTCGCCTTGGTAGGCGGCGGGCACGGTGACTTCGAGCAGTGAGACGGGTTCGAGGATGACCGGGCCTGCCTTGGCCATGGCCTCCTGCAGGGCCAACGAGCCCGCCATCTTGAAGCTCATCTCCGAGCTGTCGACGGCGTGGTACTTGCCGTCGTAGAGGGTGACCTTGAGGTCGACGACGGGAAAGCCGTAGTGGCCGCCTGAGGCCATGGCCTCGCGGATGCCTTTCTCCACCGCGGGGATGAACTGGCGGGGGATGGCGCCGCCCACGATCTGGTCGGCGAACTCGAAGCCCGCGCCCCGCTCCAGCGGCTCGATGCGGATGTCGGCCACGCCGAACTGGCCGTGGCCGCCCGACTGCTTCTTGTACTTGCCCTCGGCTTCGGCCGACCCGGTGATCGTCTCGCGGTAGGGGACCTTGACCGGCTGGGTTTCCACCTCGACGCCGAACTTGCGCGACAGGCGTTCGGTGACGATGGCCAGGTGGGTCTCACCCATGCCGGAGAGCAGGGTCTGGTGCGTTTCGTCGTCGCGGCGCACGAACAGCGCAGGGTCTTCGTCCTGCAGCTTGTGCAGGGCGGTCATGAGCTTGTCCTCGTCGCCCTTCGACTTAGGGCTGATGGCGATCGACAGCACCGGCTCGGCGGCGGGCGGCGGAGGCACGACCACCGGCATGTTCTTGGGGGCGAGGGTGTCGCCGGTGCGGGTGTCGCCCAGCTTGGCCACCGCGGCGATGTCGCCCGCGGGCACCTCGGACACCTGGTCCTGCTCCTTGCCCCGCAGGGTGAACAGGGAGTGCAGCTTCTCGTCGCCGTGGGTGCGGGTGTTGGCCAGCACGGTGTCGGGGCGGATGGTGCCCGACAGCACCTTGAACATCGACACCTTGCCCACGTGGCGGTCGGCCAGCGTCTTGAATACGTAGGCCAGCGGCTGGCCTGTGGGGTCGCAGGCCACCTCCTCCATGGTGTCGCCCGCTTCCACGGCGACGGGCGGTCGGTCGGTGGGTGCGGGGCCGATTTCGCAGATGAACTTGGCCAGGCGGTCGATGGCCACGCCCTTGGCCGCCGAGCCGCAGACGACGGGGAAGACCGACGCCGCGGCCACGCCGTGGGCGAGGGTGTCCTCCAGCTCCTTGGGGCTGGGGATGTCGCCTTCGAGGTAGCGCTCGGTGAGCTCGTCGTCGGCCACCACGATGCCTTCCACGAGGTTGTCGTGGACCTGGTGCTCCAGCGCCTCCATCTCGTCGGGGATGGGGCCTTCGACAGGGCCGCCGCTGTCGTAGGTGATGGCGGTGTCGGTGAGCAGGTCGGCCACGCCGTGGAAGGCGGCCTCGGCCCCGATGGGCAGTTCGAGGGGAGCGACGCCTGCGCCGAAGATGTCCCGCAGTTGGTCGAGGGTACGCTCGAAGTCGGCCCGTTCCCGGTCGAGCTTGTTGACGAAGATCATGCGGGGCACGTCGAGCGAAGCGGCCAGCTTCCAGGCGATCTCGGTCTGCACCTCCACGCCTTCCACGGCGCTGACCACGAACACGGCGAGGTCGGCCACCCGCAGGGCGGCTTCCACCTCGCCCATGAAATCGGCGTAGCCGGGGCAGTCGATCAGGTTGATCTTGTGGCCCTCGAACTCGAAGGGCGCCAGCGACGCGGAGAGGGAGATGTGGCGCTTGACCTCTTCGGCGTCGAAGTCGGTGGTGGTGTTGCCGTCTTCGACGCGGCCTTGGCGGGAGATGGCGCCCGCGCAGTACAAGAGGGCCTCGGCCAGCGTGGTCTTTCCGGCACCACCGTGCCCCACCAGGGCGACGTTCCTGATCTTGGCGGGCGGGAAGCTCTTCACGAGGCAACCTCACTTCCACTCATCGGTGGTGTCGGATTCGTCAGATTAGCGAACGGCACTGGTACCCTGACGGGGTGTTCGACGGACGCTGGCGGACCAGCGTTGACCGAGTCACGGCCCCCGTCGGCGCCTCGATACGACGTTCCGGGGTGACGGCCGACCAGTTCACCGCCTTGGGCCTTGCCATGGCGGGCGTGACCGCGGTCGTCATCGGTTCGGGGCGCCTGCGCCTGGGGTTCGTGCTGTTGATCGCCTCGGCCGTTCCCGACCTGCTCGACGGTGCCGTGGCCAAGGCGTCGGGCACCGCTTCAAAGCGCGGCGCGTTCTTCGACTCGGTGGCCGACCGGGTGACCGACTCGCTGGTCCTCGGTGGCATCGCCTGGCACCTGGCGGCGACCGATCCTGGTGGGCGCCTGATGCTGCTGCCCATGGCGGTGCTGGGCACCTCCACGTTGATCTCCTACGAGCGGGCCAAGGCGGAGTCGCTGGGCTACTCGGCCAAGGGCGGGCTGATGGAGCGGGCCGAGCGCATCGTGGCCCTGTGCCTCGGGTTGTTGGTGCCGTCGCTGTTGGTGCCGGTGCTGTGGCTGATGCTGGCGCTGACCTCGCTGACCGCCGTGCAGCGGTTCTTCAAGGTGTGGAAGCAGGCCGACGCCCCGCCCCGTCCCCCGGAGCGCACGCCGTGGCGTTCCGGCGCGGTGGCCATGCGCATGGCCGAGCGGCGCCGCCAGCGGCTGGCCCGCCGGGGCCGGCGGTTCGACCGGGCCCGCACCCGGCCCTAAGCGCGCTCGGCCTTGTTGCTCGACGACCTCCGCCGCCGGGCTCCGTACTTCGGTTACCTGGCCGCGTCGAAGGTGGCGCGCACGCTGCCCATGCCGGTGGCGTCGCGGTTGGCTTCCGGCGCAGCCGTGGTTGCTGCCGCCGCCTTGCCGGGGCGGCGGGCCATGGTGGAGCGGCACATGGCCCGGGTGGGCAGGCCTGGCGCCGGGCGCGAGGTGTTCCGCTCGTATGCCCGGTACTGGCTGGAGTCGTTCCGCCTGCCCGACGTCTCGCCCGCCGACTTGGAGCGGGGGCTGGAGGCCGAAGGCCTCGAACATCTGGAGGCGGCCAAGGCGGCGGGCCACGGCGTGATCATGGCCATGCCGCACCTGGGCGGCTGGGACTTCGGCGGTGCCTGGTTCGCCGGGCGGGGCTACAAGACGACGGTGGTGGTGGAACTGCTGGAGCCTCCCGAGCTATTCGACTGGTTCGCCCGCTTCCGCTCGCAGCTGGGGGTCGACGTGGTGCCGCTGGGACCGGAGGCCGCGGGGGCGTTGCTGCGCATCTTGCGCGACGGGGGGATCGTCGGGCTGGTGTGCGACCGCGACATCGGCGGTACGGGCGTGGAGGTGGAGTTCTTCGGGGAGCGCACCACGCTGCCGTCGGGGCCGGCCACGCTGGCGTTGCGCACGGGTGCGGCGATCTTGCCCACCGCCGTGTACTTCGACGGCGACGGCCACCGCGGCGTGATCCGTCCGCCGGTCGACACCGTGCGCACAGGCTCGTTCCGGGAAGACGTGGTGCGGGTCACCCAGGCCCTGGCCCGGGAGTTGGAGGACTTCATCCGCCAGGCGCCGGAGCAGTGGCACCTGCTCCAGCCCAACTGGCCCTCCGACCGCCCCTGACCCCTGCCCCGCCCCGCCCCGCTACGAAGTTGCGTAGGAATCGCGCCGTTTTCCGAGCCATTTGGTACGCAACTTCGGCGGTAGCGTGTTCGGCGTGGGAGGGGGGACCGAGGTGCAGGTACGCAGTCGGCGTCGACTCGCCCGACGAGAGCTTTCGCAGCGCGAACGGATGGCGTGGTGGGGAGCGATTGCCGCCGCGGCCGGCGTGGGTGAGTTGCTCGCCCAGGTCATCGGCCGAGGCACGTGGGCGGGCGAGTCGTTCGAAGGGTTGTGGGCCGCACCGATGGTTTCC encodes the following:
- a CDS encoding phosphatidylinositol mannoside acyltransferase, coding for MLLDDLRRRAPYFGYLAASKVARTLPMPVASRLASGAAVVAAAALPGRRAMVERHMARVGRPGAGREVFRSYARYWLESFRLPDVSPADLERGLEAEGLEHLEAAKAAGHGVIMAMPHLGGWDFGGAWFAGRGYKTTVVVELLEPPELFDWFARFRSQLGVDVVPLGPEAAGALLRILRDGGIVGLVCDRDIGGTGVEVEFFGERTTLPSGPATLALRTGAAILPTAVYFDGDGHRGVIRPPVDTVRTGSFREDVVRVTQALARELEDFIRQAPEQWHLLQPNWPSDRP
- a CDS encoding STAS domain-containing protein, which codes for MPGEFFVRPVADATCTTVAVGGDVDTYTSPELVRALDEVVRAGASEVVVDVAEVTFIDSSGLAALIGGAKQARSHGASLKVTRADASVRRLFEIAGLNEILGVEPD
- a CDS encoding CDP-alcohol phosphatidyltransferase family protein, with product MTADQFTALGLAMAGVTAVVIGSGRLRLGFVLLIASAVPDLLDGAVAKASGTASKRGAFFDSVADRVTDSLVLGGIAWHLAATDPGGRLMLLPMAVLGTSTLISYERAKAESLGYSAKGGLMERAERIVALCLGLLVPSLLVPVLWLMLALTSLTAVQRFFKVWKQADAPPRPPERTPWRSGAVAMRMAERRRQRLARRGRRFDRARTRP
- a CDS encoding glycosyltransferase family 39 protein; translated protein: MSDAPPSLDAALPRWAAPALVATLVAGIAFRLHSGSALWLDEALTVNIASVPLADLPDRLRHDGSPPLYYALLHLWMRVFGDSDLAVRSMSTVFALATLPVAYVAGLRMARGDRRTAFYGLALLAASPFAIRFATEARMYALIMLLTTVGIIVVDRALERPTVARLLPLAAISAALVMTHYWTSFVLVATAGVVLLFRRARRVAAATLAGAAAAVLPWLPVLLYQVKHTGTPWAAAPGLHVALAAVTDYAGGYSQTGAFLSLLMLGLAVVALFGRPAGPKAVTLRLPGERRPTALAALSLGGLAVGVVASVLLRSGFAARYAAIALVPFLLLVAFGIRKLPSPKTQAVVAAVCVVLGFLGAIPLVHNPRSQARLVAGAITERAAPGDLVVYCPDQLGPAVSRHLPDDMTQLVYPTKGTPKFVDWVDYRERNRAAVPEAFAADVLRQAGDNTVWLVWANGYRTFSEDCQTLRDTLLVARGETRSVKRMGRYFEKMMLYRFPGS
- the fusA gene encoding elongation factor G; protein product: MKSFPPAKIRNVALVGHGGAGKTTLAEALLYCAGAISRQGRVEDGNTTTDFDAEEVKRHISLSASLAPFEFEGHKINLIDCPGYADFMGEVEAALRVADLAVFVVSAVEGVEVQTEIAWKLAASLDVPRMIFVNKLDRERADFERTLDQLRDIFGAGVAPLELPIGAEAAFHGVADLLTDTAITYDSGGPVEGPIPDEMEALEHQVHDNLVEGIVVADDELTERYLEGDIPSPKELEDTLAHGVAAASVFPVVCGSAAKGVAIDRLAKFICEIGPAPTDRPPVAVEAGDTMEEVACDPTGQPLAYVFKTLADRHVGKVSMFKVLSGTIRPDTVLANTRTHGDEKLHSLFTLRGKEQDQVSEVPAGDIAAVAKLGDTRTGDTLAPKNMPVVVPPPPAAEPVLSIAISPKSKGDEDKLMTALHKLQDEDPALFVRRDDETHQTLLSGMGETHLAIVTERLSRKFGVEVETQPVKVPYRETITGSAEAEGKYKKQSGGHGQFGVADIRIEPLERGAGFEFADQIVGGAIPRQFIPAVEKGIREAMASGGHYGFPVVDLKVTLYDGKYHAVDSSEMSFKMAGSLALQEAMAKAGPVILEPVSLLEVTVPAAYQGDVMGDLNARRGRVQGTESGNDGEQIVVAHVPTSELLRYAIDLRSLTGGRGRFTTRHDHYDVLPQQFYDKVATKQH
- a CDS encoding NAD(P)/FAD-dependent oxidoreductase; translated protein: MPNKNEKSPQVAIIGAGPAGLTAAYQLAKAGHGASTTVLESENVVGGISQTAERDGWRFDIGGHRFFTKVKAVEELWHEILPDEDFLTRPRLSRIYYRGKLFDYPLKAMNALKGLGLIEAFLCVVSYVWARIRPPKDQTTFEGWTTARFGKRLYTIFFKTYTEKVWGVPATEIQADWAAQRIKNLSLFKAVLNALLPKRNQKDITSLIEEFQYPKYGPGMMWERCTELVQAEGTKVLMETPVTAIEHEGGKAVAVHAGGTRYEATDVVSSMPISTLVKIMQPQPPAEVIDAANGLAYRDFLTVALVVPLEAGFPDNWIYIHSPDVKVGRIQNFGSWSPYLVKDGRTCLGLEYFIFESDDMWSWPDEKLVEQGKVELGKLGLVDPSKIESGYVVRMPKAYPMYDDKYKARVGVIRDWIQQNTPNVFPVGRNGMHKYNNQDHSMLTAMLSVENILGASHDIWSVNVEEEYHEEKAKSA